In Apteryx mantelli isolate bAptMan1 chromosome 16, bAptMan1.hap1, whole genome shotgun sequence, a single genomic region encodes these proteins:
- the KNOP1 gene encoding lysine-rich nucleolar protein 1, producing the protein MIIKKKGKEVHEETAQKKKKVKSSASQTIIKIEKDDQSVIKTEDDDWFETKAKTKGRKKKNLKEDECLDQLKSKKKKNKKKKVCTELQEEAHSKSLVNVESHLDLEPQEESEEQIKIVKKKKKKDQRHSFLSLENNQSSDVGLSNHHTAGTQENEFAFKKSRKNIALNLEWDGEVTKKKKKKGIFSLALEDYQDTEQKQSKKHLKKKTKNMSQEKDVTGKNHGTDIVQNDGESYVRRKKKKKKKDKPASFLPLMCNQDNIPGVHDSHIAINDFRKRKRENSQEFTFMNKEEEDNIENSESFRETAKKKKKRSKDVSSLICEDNQDYSHRVPDEYLPTQQEVESEEEELSGKKGRKNIKDNNDVTKKKKKKKIQKEEKETTDSIFAISDGNTSKSKKIMLLESNEKNKESGTKLAECVTGDVVERVLCNYNHLLSDKKTKKRKKVQQDSAEEPGSKANIKKKKVKRENTGNEALEHVDDVTIVQEKKGNCDEINIDKVRRQALQEEIDRESGKTKVFSTKVEPDAKFGQWSTAAFQSPDRGMKFLRLMGGFKKGSVSIQDLSVTTNKPNMALNREGEEKLQQALKMEFDKAMDLKQHRRIGLGFQPAANKKVYIDKYSSRSIKLED; encoded by the exons ATGAtaataaagaaaaagggaaaagaagttcATGAGGAAactgcacagaaaaagaaaaaggtgaaaagtAGTGCAAGCCAGACTATCATTAAAATTGAGAAAGATGATCAAAGTGTCATTAAAACTGAGGATGATGACTGGTTTGAgacaaaggcaaaaacaaaaggaaggaaaaagaaaaatttaaaagagGATGAATGTTTAGACCAATTAAAAtcgaagaagaagaaaaacaaaaaaaagaaagtttgcaCTGAATTACAGGAAGAAGCACATTCCAAAAGCTTGGTGAATGTAGAAAGCCATCTGGATCTAGAACCACAAGAAGAATCAGAGGAACAAATTAAAAttgtcaaaaagaagaaaaaaaaagaccaacgTCATTCCTTCCTATCGTTGGAGAATAATCAGAGTAGTGATGTAGGCCTTTCGAATCATCATACAGCTGGTACTCAGGAAAATGAATTTGCtttcaagaaaagcagaaagaacattGCTTTGAATTTGGAATGGGATGGTGAAGTaactaagaagaaaaagaagaaaggcatTTTTTCTTTAGCATTAGAGGACTACCAGGACACTgaacaaaaacaatcaaaaaaacatcttaaaaaaaaaaccaaaaacatgtCACAAGAAAAAGATGTTACTGGCAAAAACCATGGAACAGATATTGTCCAGAATGATGGGGAGAGTTATgtgaggagaaagaagaagaagaagaaaaaagataagcCTGCCTCCTTTTTACCACTAATGTGTAATCAGGACAATATCCCTGGAGTTCATGATAGCCACATTGCAATAAATgacttcagaaaaaggaaaagagagaattcCCAGGAGTTTACATtcatgaataaagaggaagaggaTAACATTGAGAACTCTGAAAGTTTTAGAGAGACagccaagaagaagaagaagagaagcaaagatgttTCCTCTTTAATATGTGAAGATAATCAGGACTACAGTCATAGAGTTCCTGATGAGTATCTTCCTACTCAGCAAGAAGTTGAGTCTGAAGAAGAagagctttctggaaaaaaaggcagaaagaatatCAAGGACAATAATGATGtaaccaagaagaaaaagaaaaagaagattcaaaaagaagagaaggaaacaacTGATTCAATATTTGCTATAAGTGATGGCAACAcatctaaaagcaaaaaaataatgcTACTGGAAAGCAATGAAAAGAACAAGGAGAGTGGAACCAAGCTAGCTGAATGTGTCACAGGGGATGTTGTAGAAAGGGTATTATGTAATTACAATCATCTGCTCTCTgacaaaaaaactaaaaaaagaaaaaaagtacaacAGGATTCTGCTGAAGAACCAGGttcaaaagcaaatataaaaaagaaaaaggtcaaaaGAGAAAACACGGGAAATGAGGCATTG GAACATGTGGATGATGTAACTattgtgcaggaaaaaaaaggaaactgtgatGAAATTAATATAGACAAG GTGAGACGGCAAGCTCTGCAAGAAGAAATCGATAGAGAATCTGGCAAAACTAAGGTTTTCAGTACCAAAGTGGAACCG gATGCAAAGTTTGGCCAGTGGAGTACAGCTGCCTTTCAAAGTCCTGACCGAGGAATGAAGTTTCTTAGACTGATGGGGGGTTTTAAAAAGGGCTCTGTGTCTATCCAAGATCTCTCAGTGACTACAAACAAACCGAACATGGCTCTAAacagggaaggggaggagaagttACAGCAGGCCCTGAAAATGGAATTTGATAAAGCAATGGACTTGAAGCAACACAGAAGAATTGGTCTTGGATTCCAACCTGCTGCCAACAAAAAAGTGTACATAGACAAATACTCATCTAGATCTATAAAACTTGAAGATTAA